CAGTATTTGTACTATTTAATTGTTCTCTCCAATTCATTTATTTTTGTTTTAATAAGGTTAAAAAGGTGAGGGTAGGAAAGTATCAATTTGAATGGACAAAACAAATTGACACTATTATGGAAGGATATTATAATTTATGATATTACCTACCCTCGGTGGGCTTTCTAATTAACCAACTTAACTTAACCAAACCAATATTTTATGCAAGACATCATGCTCCTTTTCATCCTGTCATTGGTGGGAGCAGTTGCTTTGTCTTTCGACAACTACCTCAACTGTCTGAGGATTCAGGAATAGTCTTGCATTAATGTTTTAAAAATAACTCTACTCAGGGTTTCTGGTTTGCACTTTCGTATTAAGTAAGACTACTATAAACCCTTTTTCATCTTACAGTATACCTAACAGCTTTCTTTATAAACTTCAACTAAGGCGTATATATCTTAGTACTTTACATCGTGAATCTTAATAAGCTATTCATGTCTGTTTATTTAATGTGTTTTGTAGAGTTATTTTTATTATTTTAATGTTTCTTTTGACATATCTGGAATAGGCCATAATTCGTTTTCTATGGTATCTTTTTGTTCTTCTTCTGTAAGTTCTGTTACATTATTGTTCATTTGTGATTCGTCTACACCATATAGTATATATGTAAACATATCGTCACCTTCTTCCAAATTCCAAAATTTCATTATATTAGTTTTATATAATGAAGGGAATTGTGTGTATTTACCCTCTTTAAATAATTCTAATATTGGTTGTTTATTTTCAGGTATATCAAATACGAATACCTTTAATTTATTATTTTCATTAGAATAAGATTCTAAATAATGTTTAGATTTAGTAAGTACCTCACTAACTTTATTTGTAAGTTCATTTTTACTATCATAAACTAATAATAATTTATCATCATATTCTTTATTTTTAGCATCTTTAATATAAGCGCCGATAAAAGGTTCCGTTACAGTGTTATCACTGTTTATACCTTGTTCGTAAATTAAAGGCATTAAAAATCTTAATGTATTATTTTGAGAATTACCTAACTCAATTAACTTTTTGAATGTATTTACGTGCATATTAATTTTCTTCTTTTAATTTTTCAACTCCTGTTCCTTCATAATACTCTCTTGAATATTTCCAGAAGTTGTTTTCAAAATGCCACGAAATATCTTTCATTAGGTTTTCAATTTCTTCATTACCTAATTCTATTAAATTATTTGATATTTCAAATACTTTACATTCTGGTAATTCTTTAGTTCGTAGCGCTATTATATAATTTTCTCGTTTATAATCTTGCAAGTCTTTAAATTCATATTCAACAGCTTTCCAATAAAAAGCTAATTGTCTGTAGTATTTGTATTTATCTACAGATTTATGAAAAGTACCTAAATTACTAGTAGTTTTTAGATCTATTAATTTAATAGTTTTAGTATCATGATCTATTACTAATCTATCTAACATAGACTTACAAGGAACTGTTTTTCCTTCAATAGTTTTATATTCCCAAAATATTGGTATTTCATTATACTCTTCTACATTAGCTAAATCATTTTCCACTAATAATAATTGTCTTGCTTTCTTATGATTATAAGCTTCTTTTTTTAAATCTTGTATTAATTTCCATTTTGATTTAGTTAGTACCTCTTTATACTCTTTCGATTTTTCTAAGTACTTTATATAACTCTGTAAGGTATTATATAGTTTCTCAGATTCTTTATTTATCTTATCTTCGGATTTACCAACAGCGTTATAAGATCGTTCATAAGATAGTATTCTCCTTTCTTTATCTGTATATTTATTTATATTATCTATATAAATTTCACAGAATTTCTTTTGATTTTCACTTTTTGGTATTTTATAATCTAAATAAATATAGTTAATGTCAAATTCTTTTGGTTCTAAAATAGACATATGTATTTGTCTACCAGTATCGAACCAACTTAATTTTTCTTGTACTATTTCTTTATCTAGCATATTTTTAAAATACCAAGGAGATTCATCTTCAAACCATTTTAATGAGGTACTAGATACTTTCTTTTCACTGTAATACTGTTTTTCTGTCATTATAATGATTTTTTATATCTTCAATGACTGCATCTACATCCTTTTTATTTCTAGGTAAGTATAATTTGTAATTTAAATTATTATCAAATAAATAGCGTTTAAAAATTTTCCAACGCAATGGAAAAGCATCATTAGCCTTTCCTTTACATTCAATTACAAAATCTTTACCTACAAAATCAGGTTTGTATGTCATTTTTCTTACTTTCTCATCATTATATACGAAGGCATCAATTATTACAAAAGTATTTTCTTCATATGGAGCTTCTATGTTATTTTCTTTTAATTTATTATAACAGTATACTTCTAATTTACTTTTAAATTTTATACCATCATAAAATAATGGAGTAGCATTTTTTACTTTTTTATTTTTAGATTTCTTTTTACTCATAAATTTAGTAGTAAAAATACCTACAACTTAAGTAGGTATGTTTTTAATAAGCTAATTTATATCTATCTTCATCTAAAGGCATATATGAGCCTAATACAGAACTCCATTCGGAATCATCTTTTTTAATCCAACAAACTGCTAAATTATTAAAAACAAAATCTTCTCCTTTAGAAGTTATTTTCAGTTTGTGATATAAATTATCTATTTGTTCATTCTTTTTTAAATTCGTATCATCGTTTAATATTTTGCCACATTTTTTACACATGAATATATCATCTTTAGGATAGTATATCATTGTATCTTTACTTTTACAAATGTTACAATTAATACCTTTTACTGGTATTAGTTGTTCTTCATCCTTTAAAGAATATTCATAGGAATTTTCAATTTCATTTTTATTACTATTTATAATATTAAATTCTGGATATTTAGACAATTTAATATTTTGATATATGTATTTTGGTACTATTTTATCAAAATATATTTTCCTACTTATTGGATATGTAAATGAATTTCCAAAATTACTATATGTGGGAGTTGGTACATATTTGTATTCAAATTTAGTATTACCTAAATTATTTATTATATCAGTTACAAAATTAAATGTGTTTAGTACTTCTGAAATTTTAACTATTTCAGTATCAGTATGGGGTCTATAGTACCCGGAACTTATGTTAACACACGATATTCCGGCATCTCCTTTTACTAATTTATCTACATCTGTACTTATTCCCGTCTCTTCTTTAAATCCATATTTCTCCATATAAGGAGTTACAGAATTTATAAAGTCAGTACTACACATTTTAGTTCCACCAGATCTAGTTATAAAATCACTTTTATACTTTCTATCACATTGTAAAATAAAATTACAATCGTTATAAAAAGATTTTTCATGTTGTATAGAATGTTTAGATCCTAAACAACCTATTTCCTCATTTCTGTAAAATACGGCTTTTATATTATCTAAATCTTTTAATAGTTGTAAAGTTATATATATTCCCACTTTATCATCTCCGCCAATACCAACTTGTTCTCCCAGTTCTACATTCATAGCATAAAGTATATCCTTTAACTTAAATATTTTAAAATATTCTTTATCTATCATAGGATGTACGGTATCCATATGACTTACTACACAGGCATAAGATTTGCTTTTTCCTTTAGTAACATATATATTTCCATATGTATCTTCCTTATATTTTATTTTATTTTTTGATAAGAAATTTTTCACAAACTTTATCATGTTAGAATCGTCATTAGATTTCGATTGCACAGATAAAGTTTTTATTAATAGTCCTAAATTAAACATTATTTTTAATCATAAATTTTTAAAATATTTGGCCAAAAGAATTCATATATGTCCTAGGTAAATCTATAAAAGATGGACTATATTTAACGTGTTTATCGTAATATTCACCCATTAAATTTCCAAGAGCTTTATTGGCATCTTCTTTATTTAATTTATTAGATTTTAAATTATTTTGTTCATTAATGATACCTAATTTTTCAATAGTTTTTTTGTACGTTTTATCAACTTTATGTTTTTTGCTTGTAATAGTACCATTTCTTATAGAATATTTTAGAACAGATATACCATTAGGTATTTCATTATTTTTTAAAGATTTAGTCATTCTATCTGTATTATTCATATTCCAGCTATATATATGAATATAATCTATTATATCATCTTCAGAATTTTCTGCATATCTATGTAATTTAATTTTAAATATTGAAGATTCTTCAGTTTTTAATATATTTTTAATATTCTTATTTTTTTGATTATAATTTCTTATTGTATTATTTATATAATCTGTTGTATTCAGTTTTTCAGCCATCAAATTACTAGTAGTATAATATTTAGTTACCTCTGAAAGTCCCCCACTACTTATTGAATATAAATATTTATCAGATTCATAACTATCCATTTCATGATAAGTTAATAATTTCTTATTTTTTAAATCTATATATTTAAATGTATCTAAATATGGATACTTTTCATAGATGCAATTTTTTATAGGAATTCCTGTTGTTTTGTTATTATTATTAAGTCCGCTATAATTTTTATTACTGTTAGATACGTTAATGTAGTTATTGTTT
The sequence above is a segment of the Halanaerobiales bacterium genome. Coding sequences within it:
- a CDS encoding PD-(D/E)XK nuclease-like domain-containing protein, whose translation is MTEKQYYSEKKVSSTSLKWFEDESPWYFKNMLDKEIVQEKLSWFDTGRQIHMSILEPKEFDINYIYLDYKIPKSENQKKFCEIYIDNINKYTDKERRILSYERSYNAVGKSEDKINKESEKLYNTLQSYIKYLEKSKEYKEVLTKSKWKLIQDLKKEAYNHKKARQLLLVENDLANVEEYNEIPIFWEYKTIEGKTVPCKSMLDRLVIDHDTKTIKLIDLKTTSNLGTFHKSVDKYKYYRQLAFYWKAVEYEFKDLQDYKRENYIIALRTKELPECKVFEISNNLIELGNEEIENLMKDISWHFENNFWKYSREYYEGTGVEKLKEEN
- a CDS encoding DUF1064 domain-containing protein; translation: MSKKKSKNKKVKNATPLFYDGIKFKSKLEVYCYNKLKENNIEAPYEENTFVIIDAFVYNDEKVRKMTYKPDFVGKDFVIECKGKANDAFPLRWKIFKRYLFDNNLNYKLYLPRNKKDVDAVIEDIKNHYNDRKTVLQ
- a CDS encoding M28 family peptidase; amino-acid sequence: MKNFLSKNKIKYKEDTYGNIYVTKGKSKSYACVVSHMDTVHPMIDKEYFKIFKLKDILYAMNVELGEQVGIGGDDKVGIYITLQLLKDLDNIKAVFYRNEEIGCLGSKHSIQHEKSFYNDCNFILQCDRKYKSDFITRSGGTKMCSTDFINSVTPYMEKYGFKEETGISTDVDKLVKGDAGISCVNISSGYYRPHTDTEIVKISEVLNTFNFVTDIINNLGNTKFEYKYVPTPTYSNFGNSFTYPISRKIYFDKIVPKYIYQNIKLSKYPEFNIINSNKNEIENSYEYSLKDEEQLIPVKGINCNICKSKDTMIYYPKDDIFMCKKCGKILNDDTNLKKNEQIDNLYHKLKITSKGEDFVFNNLAVCWIKKDDSEWSSVLGSYMPLDEDRYKLAY